The Nocardioides sp. S-1144 genome includes a region encoding these proteins:
- the priA gene encoding bifunctional 1-(5-phosphoribosyl)-5-((5-phosphoribosylamino)methylideneamino)imidazole-4-carboxamide isomerase/phosphoribosylanthranilate isomerase PriA: MSDYLQLLPAVDITEGRAVQLAQGVAGSERAYGDPVAAALRWQDAGSEWLHLVDLDAAFGRGSNRELQAEIVGTLDIDVEMSGGIRDDESLAAALATGCRRVNIGTAALEQPEWCARIIAEHGDRIAIGLDVRGRTLAARGWTREGGDLYEVLARLDAEGCARYVVTDVNKDGMLAGPNLQLLQDVCAATDRPVIASGGVTTLDDVRALMGLVEVGVEGAIAGTALYEGRFTLEDALALTLPERAGGTPS; this comes from the coding sequence ATGAGCGACTACCTCCAGCTGCTGCCCGCCGTCGACATCACCGAGGGCCGCGCCGTCCAGCTCGCCCAGGGCGTCGCCGGCTCCGAGCGCGCCTACGGCGACCCGGTGGCCGCCGCCCTGCGCTGGCAGGACGCCGGCTCCGAGTGGCTGCACCTGGTCGACCTCGACGCCGCCTTCGGCCGGGGGAGCAACCGCGAGCTGCAGGCCGAGATCGTCGGCACCCTCGACATCGACGTGGAGATGAGCGGCGGCATCCGCGACGACGAGTCGCTCGCCGCCGCGCTCGCCACGGGGTGCCGCCGGGTCAACATCGGCACCGCGGCGCTGGAGCAGCCGGAGTGGTGCGCCCGGATCATCGCCGAGCACGGCGACCGGATCGCGATCGGCCTCGACGTGCGGGGCCGCACCCTCGCCGCGCGCGGCTGGACCCGGGAGGGCGGCGACCTCTACGAGGTGCTGGCCCGCCTCGACGCCGAGGGCTGTGCGCGCTACGTCGTCACCGACGTCAACAAGGACGGCATGCTCGCCGGCCCGAACCTCCAGCTGCTGCAGGACGTGTGCGCGGCCACCGACCGCCCGGTCATCGCCTCCGGCGGCGTCACCACGCTCGACGACGTCCGGGCCCTGATGGGGCTGGTGGAGGTCGGGGTGGAGGGCGCGATCGCCGGCACCGCCCTCTACGAGGGCCGCTTCACCCTCGAGGACGCGCTGGCCCTCACCCTGCCCGAGCGCGCCGGCGGGACGCCGTCGTGA
- the hisF gene encoding imidazole glycerol phosphate synthase subunit HisF produces MSLAVRVIPCLDVDAGRVVKGINFLDLRDAGDPVELARSYDAEGADELTFLDISASHEGRATTMDIVSRTAEEVFIPLTVGGGISSVQDVDRLLRAGADKVAVNTAAIRRPELVAEIADRFGNQVLVLSVDARRVAGDEDRTDSGFEVTTHGGRRSAGLDAVAWAARAAELGAGEILLNAMDADGTQDGFDLELIRMVRAAVSVPVIASGGAGAVDHFAPAVDAGADAVLAATVFHFGTLRIGDVKGALGAAGHPVR; encoded by the coding sequence GTGAGCCTGGCCGTCCGCGTCATCCCCTGCCTCGACGTCGACGCGGGCCGGGTCGTCAAGGGCATCAACTTCCTCGACCTGCGCGACGCCGGCGACCCCGTCGAGCTCGCCCGCAGCTACGACGCCGAGGGCGCCGACGAGCTGACCTTCCTCGACATCTCCGCCTCCCACGAGGGCCGGGCGACCACGATGGACATCGTCTCCCGCACCGCCGAGGAGGTCTTCATCCCGCTGACCGTGGGCGGCGGCATCTCCTCGGTCCAGGACGTCGACCGGTTGCTGCGCGCGGGCGCCGACAAGGTCGCCGTCAACACCGCGGCGATCCGGCGCCCCGAGCTGGTCGCCGAGATCGCCGACCGCTTCGGCAACCAGGTGCTGGTGCTCTCGGTCGACGCCCGCCGCGTCGCCGGTGACGAGGACCGCACCGACTCCGGCTTCGAGGTCACCACGCACGGCGGGCGCCGGTCGGCCGGCCTGGACGCCGTCGCGTGGGCCGCGCGCGCGGCCGAGCTGGGCGCCGGCGAGATCCTGCTCAACGCGATGGACGCCGACGGCACCCAGGACGGTTTTGACCTCGAGCTGATCCGCATGGTCCGGGCCGCCGTCTCGGTCCCGGTCATCGCCTCCGGCGGCGCCGGTGCCGTCGACCACTTCGCCCCCGCGGTCGACGCCGGCGCCGACGCCGTCCTGGCCGCGACGGTCTTCCACTTCGGCACGCTGCGGATCGGCGACGTCAAGGGCGCGCTCGGCGCCGCCGGGCACCCGGTGCGCTGA
- a CDS encoding ABC transporter ATP-binding protein: MTDTAVPPSRLGRGSTSAGFAVLWVAIKQEPWIFTLSTVGSLLFGALTVADAWVLGWATDHVVLPAFRDGEIGADMLWAVLALFVGVAILRAVGIVARRLGAGIMQYRMQARYRRDVTRRYLALPMRWHQQHPTGELLSNANADVEAAWGPIAPLPMAVGTLAMMVIAVGQMFFADVVLATVGLLVFPAVIATNIVYQSRAQGWATRAQQLRAEVSEIAHESFDGAMVVKTLGREVEETERFARKARELRDVNIRVGRIRAAFDPVLAALPNVGVLVVLAVGVQRVTSGATDPGDVVTVAYLLTIVSFPIRSIGWLLGEFPRSVVGFRRVDAVLRATGEMPYGEAVVPAPPGGGGARLEVSDLAYAHTPAQPLLHDLSFTVDPGRTVALVGATASGKSTLTTLLTRLVDPDGGAVLVDGVDVRDLARGALADAVSIVPQTPFLFDDTVRGNVALGADVSDEEVWAALRVAQADGFVAALPDGLSARLGERGTSLSGGQRQRLSLARALVRRPRLLILDDATSAVDPEVEARILAGLKNGGPDGRHDTTLVVVAYRKATIGLADEVLHLEDGRIADRGTHRELLDRSPAYARLVNAYEQERETEEAAR; this comes from the coding sequence GTGACCGACACCGCCGTACCGCCGTCCCGACTCGGGCGCGGCTCGACGAGCGCGGGCTTCGCGGTCCTGTGGGTCGCGATCAAGCAGGAGCCGTGGATCTTCACCCTCTCCACGGTGGGGAGCCTGCTCTTCGGCGCGCTGACCGTCGCCGACGCCTGGGTGCTCGGGTGGGCCACCGACCACGTCGTGCTGCCGGCGTTCCGCGACGGCGAGATCGGCGCGGACATGCTGTGGGCGGTGCTCGCCCTCTTCGTGGGCGTCGCCATCCTGCGCGCGGTCGGCATCGTCGCGCGCCGTCTCGGCGCCGGGATCATGCAGTACCGGATGCAGGCCCGCTACCGCCGCGACGTGACCCGCCGCTACCTGGCCCTGCCCATGCGGTGGCACCAGCAGCACCCGACCGGTGAGCTGCTGAGCAACGCCAACGCCGACGTCGAGGCCGCGTGGGGACCGATCGCGCCGCTGCCGATGGCGGTCGGCACCCTCGCGATGATGGTGATCGCCGTCGGCCAGATGTTCTTCGCCGACGTCGTCCTGGCCACCGTCGGCCTGCTGGTCTTCCCGGCCGTCATCGCCACCAACATCGTCTACCAGTCCCGCGCCCAGGGCTGGGCCACCCGCGCCCAGCAGCTGCGCGCCGAGGTCAGCGAGATCGCGCACGAGTCCTTCGACGGGGCGATGGTCGTCAAGACCCTGGGCCGCGAGGTCGAGGAGACCGAGCGGTTCGCCCGCAAGGCCCGCGAGCTGCGCGACGTCAACATCCGCGTCGGCCGGATCCGCGCCGCCTTCGACCCGGTGCTCGCGGCGCTGCCCAACGTCGGCGTCCTCGTCGTGCTCGCCGTCGGCGTCCAGCGCGTCACCAGCGGCGCCACCGACCCCGGCGACGTGGTCACCGTCGCCTACCTGCTCACGATCGTCTCCTTCCCGATCCGCTCCATCGGCTGGCTGCTGGGCGAGTTCCCCCGCAGCGTGGTCGGCTTCCGCCGCGTCGACGCCGTGCTGCGCGCCACCGGCGAGATGCCCTACGGCGAGGCGGTCGTCCCGGCCCCGCCCGGGGGCGGGGGAGCCCGGCTCGAGGTCTCCGACCTCGCCTACGCCCACACCCCCGCGCAGCCGCTGCTGCACGACCTGTCCTTCACCGTCGACCCCGGCCGCACGGTCGCCCTGGTCGGGGCGACCGCCTCGGGCAAGAGCACGCTCACCACGCTGCTGACCCGCCTGGTCGACCCCGACGGCGGCGCCGTGCTCGTCGACGGGGTCGACGTCCGCGACCTGGCCCGCGGCGCGCTCGCCGACGCCGTCTCGATCGTCCCGCAGACGCCGTTCCTCTTCGACGACACCGTCCGCGGCAACGTCGCGCTCGGCGCCGACGTCAGCGACGAGGAGGTGTGGGCGGCCCTGCGGGTGGCCCAGGCCGACGGCTTCGTCGCCGCCCTGCCCGACGGGCTCTCCGCCCGCCTCGGCGAGCGCGGCACGTCGCTCTCCGGCGGCCAGCGCCAGCGGCTGTCGCTGGCCCGGGCGCTGGTCCGGCGTCCGCGCCTGCTGATCCTCGACGACGCCACCTCGGCGGTCGACCCCGAGGTCGAGGCCCGGATCCTCGCCGGCCTCAAGAACGGCGGTCCCGACGGCCGCCACGACACCACGCTGGTCGTGGTGGCCTACCGCAAGGCCACCATCGGCCTGGCCGACGAGGTCCTGCACCTCGAGGACGGCCGGATCGCCGACCGGGGCACGCACCGCGAGCTGCTCGACCGGTCGCCGGCCTACGCGCGCCTGGTCAACGCCTACGAGCAGGAGCGCGAGACCGAGGAGGCCGCCCGATGA
- a CDS encoding ABC transporter ATP-binding protein, translated as MSTTDTDTAGEPTGGTTGGSTGDTGGPAGAARGASASGTSMTTGEELGAIETIRRGIRHSPELTHGIRGTLALAVLASVGQVVVPIAVQQTLDRGLNGPDGPDLSYTVLMGVLAGLAVVVTSVASYLMTTRLFTVAEHGLATLRVKAFRHVHDLPLLTQNTERRGALVSRVTSDVDQVSQFLVFGGLLFVISIGQVLIATLVMLFYSWQLALVVWVCFAPLFLSLRYFQRKLSDAYSLVRRQVGSMLSAISEPVVGAAVVKSYAVEARTQARIDEAVAIHQRASTRAQGFTAVSFSLGGLSAGLANAGVLVVGIWLGQGRFWSAGNITAGEVLAFAFLVTLFVGPVQMGTQILTDAQNAIAGWRRVIGILDTPADLVDPGEDGHVLPRGPIDVHFADVGFAYPGGPPVLRDVTLDIDAGRRVAIVGETGSGKSTFAKLLTRLMDPSSGAVLLDGIDVRDVGQASLRSSVVLVPQEGFLFDDTITANVRYGKLDATEDDVRASAEELGLGDWLAGLPAGLDTRVGQRGESLSAGERQLVALLRAHLADPDLLVLDEATSAVDPQLEMRIGRALERLMSGRTSVTIAHRLSTAENADEVVVVDRGRVVQRGPHAVLVAEPGSVYAGLHRSWVAQQS; from the coding sequence ATGAGCACCACCGACACCGACACCGCCGGCGAGCCCACGGGCGGGACCACGGGCGGGAGCACGGGCGACACGGGTGGCCCGGCGGGTGCGGCCCGGGGGGCGTCGGCGTCCGGCACCTCGATGACCACCGGGGAGGAGCTCGGGGCGATCGAGACGATCCGGCGCGGCATCCGGCACTCACCCGAGCTGACCCACGGCATCCGCGGCACGCTGGCGCTCGCCGTCCTCGCCTCGGTCGGGCAGGTCGTCGTCCCGATCGCCGTGCAGCAGACCCTCGACCGCGGGCTCAACGGCCCCGACGGCCCGGACCTCTCCTACACCGTCCTGATGGGGGTGCTCGCCGGGCTCGCGGTGGTGGTCACCAGCGTCGCGTCCTACCTGATGACGACGCGGCTCTTCACCGTCGCCGAGCACGGCCTGGCGACCCTGCGGGTCAAGGCGTTCCGCCACGTGCACGACCTGCCGCTGCTCACCCAGAACACCGAGCGCCGCGGCGCGCTCGTCTCGCGCGTCACCAGCGACGTCGACCAGGTCAGCCAGTTCCTCGTCTTCGGCGGGCTGCTCTTCGTCATCAGCATCGGCCAGGTCCTGATCGCGACCCTCGTGATGCTCTTCTACTCCTGGCAGCTCGCGCTCGTGGTCTGGGTCTGCTTCGCGCCGCTGTTCCTGTCGCTGCGCTACTTTCAGCGCAAGCTGTCCGACGCCTACAGCCTGGTCCGCCGCCAGGTCGGGTCGATGCTCTCGGCGATCTCCGAGCCGGTCGTCGGCGCGGCCGTCGTGAAGTCCTACGCCGTCGAGGCCCGCACCCAGGCCCGCATCGACGAGGCCGTCGCGATCCACCAGCGCGCCAGCACCCGCGCGCAGGGCTTCACCGCCGTCTCGTTCTCGCTGGGCGGGCTGTCCGCCGGCCTCGCGAACGCCGGTGTGCTCGTCGTCGGCATCTGGCTCGGCCAGGGCCGGTTCTGGAGCGCCGGCAACATCACCGCCGGCGAGGTGCTCGCCTTCGCCTTCCTCGTCACCCTCTTCGTCGGACCGGTCCAGATGGGCACCCAGATCCTCACCGACGCCCAGAACGCGATCGCCGGCTGGCGGCGCGTCATCGGCATCCTCGACACCCCCGCCGACCTCGTCGACCCCGGCGAGGACGGCCACGTGCTGCCGCGCGGGCCGATCGACGTCCACTTCGCCGACGTCGGGTTCGCCTACCCGGGCGGCCCGCCGGTGCTGCGCGACGTGACCCTCGACATCGACGCCGGACGCCGCGTCGCGATCGTCGGCGAGACCGGCTCCGGCAAGTCCACCTTCGCCAAGCTGCTCACCCGGCTGATGGACCCCAGCAGCGGTGCCGTCCTGCTCGACGGGATCGACGTCCGCGACGTCGGGCAGGCATCGCTGCGCTCGAGCGTCGTGCTCGTGCCGCAGGAGGGCTTCCTCTTCGACGACACCATCACCGCCAACGTCCGCTACGGCAAGCTCGACGCCACCGAGGACGACGTCCGCGCCAGTGCCGAGGAGCTCGGCCTCGGCGACTGGCTCGCCGGCCTGCCCGCCGGCCTCGACACCCGGGTCGGGCAGCGCGGTGAGTCGCTGTCGGCAGGGGAGCGCCAGCTCGTCGCCCTCCTGCGCGCCCACCTGGCCGACCCCGACCTGCTCGTCCTCGACGAGGCCACCAGCGCCGTCGACCCCCAGCTCGAGATGCGGATCGGGCGCGCCCTCGAGCGGCTCATGTCCGGCCGCACCAGCGTCACGATCGCCCACCGCCTCTCGACCGCCGAGAACGCCGACGAGGTCGTCGTCGTCGACCGCGGCCGCGTCGTCCAGCGCGGCCCGCACGCCGTCCTCGTCGCCGAGCCCGGCAGCGTCTACGCCGGCCTGCACCGCAGCTGGGTCGCCCAGCAGTCCTGA